Genomic DNA from Mycobacteroides chelonae CCUG 47445:
CGAGAGTGAGCGAGGGCGAGGTCACCGCATCAGGCTACCGATAGGCTGAAGCCATGAGCAGGCCGAACGCGCAGTCCATGAAACCCGCCACCGCGGCGAAGAAGTTGGACGTGTACTTACAGGCGACCCCTGCGGAGTTCCAGGAGAACCCGATCACCCGCGCCGAGCTGGCCGCCCTGCAGGCGGACCCGCCCGAGTGGCTCAAAGACCTCCGTAAGCATGGGCCGCACCCGAAGAACCTGGTGGCGGCCAAGCTGGGCGTCTCGATTTCCGGTCTCACCCGCGGGGGTGTCGAGGGCGCGCTGACCACCGAGCAGATCGATCAGCTGCTCGAGGAGAAGCCGCCCTGGCTGATCGCCGAACGCGAGAGCTACCAAGAGGTGCTACGCGAACAGCG
This window encodes:
- a CDS encoding DUF5997 family protein, which produces MSRPNAQSMKPATAAKKLDVYLQATPAEFQENPITRAELAALQADPPEWLKDLRKHGPHPKNLVAAKLGVSISGLTRGGVEGALTTEQIDQLLEEKPPWLIAERESYQEVLREQRRVKALRADKAR